A genomic stretch from Flavobacterium sp. KS-LB2 includes:
- a CDS encoding APC family permease, protein MKTIVHKKLNELQATAICGNDISSSCLYVSALTIMYAGQYAWISLLFVAVVLFLFRKIYGEVVGAIPLNGGAYNVLLNTSSKRMASLAATLTVLSYMATAVISASEGMHYLHGIVPGIDITITTILVLVAFTGLAILGIGESSFVAVFIFLTHIITLSLLVFASVWFLFNHGLQTFHINWNLPFTSSGIVRALFLGFSAAMLGISGFESSSNFVEEQEQGVFPKTLRNMWAVVSFFNPLLALLLICIIPLAEVGEHRESLLAFLGQTTGGTWLAYLISIDAVLVLCGAVLTSFVGVSGLLNRMTLDRILPNYFLKQNKKGSNYRIIITFLILCISVLFVTGGNLVALAGVYTFSFLAVMGLFGIGNLLLKFKRKKLPRPEKARGISVIIAVSLVIAAFVGNIQLNVDSFYTFIKYLIPSLLFVGIMLNRSFLIQLSMDALEYFYKPLRRFVIFSNRYLIKMNKKIHSQEFVFFTKGDDVAILNKVMQYVENNETTKKLKIVNIKREGENNESLIIDLKVLDRAYPEIDIEFIELEGTFGPEIIDDLSKKWNIPKNFMFIGSPGNRFSYRVSELGGVRLIM, encoded by the coding sequence ATGAAAACAATAGTACATAAAAAATTAAATGAATTGCAAGCAACCGCTATTTGTGGAAATGATATTAGTTCGTCCTGTCTTTATGTTTCGGCTCTTACCATTATGTATGCGGGACAATATGCGTGGATTTCATTACTTTTTGTAGCAGTTGTCCTTTTTTTATTCAGAAAAATTTATGGTGAAGTAGTAGGTGCCATTCCACTGAACGGTGGCGCTTATAACGTATTATTAAACACTTCTTCCAAAAGAATGGCATCGCTTGCAGCTACATTAACAGTTTTGTCATATATGGCTACGGCGGTAATCTCCGCTTCAGAAGGCATGCATTATCTCCATGGGATAGTCCCTGGAATTGATATCACAATAACTACAATACTTGTTTTAGTCGCTTTTACCGGTTTGGCAATTTTAGGAATTGGAGAATCATCTTTTGTCGCTGTCTTTATTTTTCTGACTCATATAATCACACTTAGCTTATTAGTATTCGCCTCTGTATGGTTTCTTTTTAATCATGGTTTACAAACTTTTCATATCAATTGGAATCTTCCTTTTACTTCAAGCGGGATTGTTAGGGCACTTTTCTTAGGTTTTTCTGCTGCAATGTTAGGGATTTCAGGTTTTGAAAGTTCTTCAAATTTTGTTGAAGAACAAGAACAAGGTGTCTTTCCAAAAACACTCCGTAATATGTGGGCTGTAGTGAGTTTCTTCAACCCTTTGCTAGCTTTGTTATTAATTTGCATCATCCCCCTGGCAGAAGTTGGTGAACATAGAGAATCTTTACTTGCCTTTTTGGGACAAACAACTGGTGGAACGTGGCTTGCTTACCTTATTTCCATCGATGCTGTTTTGGTATTATGTGGAGCCGTACTAACATCATTTGTGGGGGTTTCCGGATTGCTGAATCGTATGACTTTAGACAGAATCCTACCCAATTACTTTTTAAAACAAAATAAGAAAGGATCTAACTATAGAATAATTATTACTTTTCTAATATTATGCATTTCTGTATTATTTGTTACCGGTGGAAATCTAGTGGCACTTGCCGGTGTTTATACATTCTCTTTTCTGGCAGTAATGGGATTATTTGGCATTGGAAATTTATTACTGAAATTTAAACGAAAAAAACTGCCCAGACCTGAAAAAGCTCGTGGAATTTCTGTAATTATTGCCGTCTCATTAGTAATTGCTGCTTTTGTAGGTAATATCCAATTAAATGTTGATTCCTTTTATACTTTTATCAAATATCTTATTCCTTCATTGTTATTTGTTGGTATCATGTTAAATAGATCATTTTTAATACAACTATCTATGGATGCCTTAGAATATTTTTACAAACCTCTGCGGCGATTCGTTATATTCAGTAATCGCTATTTGATTAAAATGAATAAAAAAATTCATTCACAGGAATTTGTTTTCTTTACGAAAGGTGACGATGTAGCTATATTAAACAAGGTTATGCAATATGTAGAAAATAATGAAACGACAAAAAAATTAAAAATTGTCAATATAAAACGGGAAGGCGAAAATAATGAGTCACTCATTATTGATCTTAAAGTTCTAGACCGTGCTTACCCAGAAATTGATATTGAGTTCATTGAATTAGAAGGTACTTTTGGTCCAGAAATCATTGATGATTTATCAAAAAAATGGAATATTCCTAAAAATTTCATGTTTATTGGCTCTCCTGGTAACCGATTCTCCTATAGAGTTTCAGAATTAGGTGGTGTTCGTTTAATTATGTAG
- a CDS encoding o-succinylbenzoate synthase: protein MKATYHKYILNFKRPSGTSRGVMTEKETWFIVLEKDGKKGIGECGILRGLSIDDRPDYEEKLQWTCANIHLGKEQLWEALLDFPSIQFGVEMAFQSLVSATPFLLFPSDFTNGTKSMVINGLVWMGEEAFMKQQIEEKLAQGFTCIKLKIGAIDFDKELQLLRFIREHFTPEQVEIRVDANGAFDSDLALNRLIQLSEFKLHSIEQPIQKNHTDRMAELCKVTPFPIALDEELIGVFTLAEKEQLLEKIKPQYIILKPSFVGGFRGTQEWISLAEKHKIGWWITSALESNIGLNAIAQWTFLQHSLMPQGLGTGALYTNNFDCPLEVSQGQLWYKKELDWAFDFDLLE, encoded by the coding sequence TTGAAAGCAACCTACCACAAATACATTCTTAATTTTAAACGTCCATCAGGAACTTCCCGTGGCGTGATGACCGAAAAGGAAACTTGGTTTATTGTCTTAGAAAAAGATGGTAAAAAAGGGATTGGCGAGTGCGGCATACTGCGTGGATTGAGTATTGATGATCGGCCAGATTATGAAGAAAAATTGCAATGGACTTGCGCTAATATTCACTTAGGGAAAGAGCAACTTTGGGAAGCATTATTGGACTTTCCTTCGATACAATTTGGAGTGGAAATGGCGTTCCAATCTTTAGTGAGCGCGACTCCTTTTTTACTCTTTCCTTCGGACTTTACAAATGGTACAAAATCAATGGTGATTAACGGTTTGGTTTGGATGGGCGAGGAGGCTTTTATGAAGCAACAAATTGAGGAAAAACTAGCACAGGGTTTCACATGTATCAAACTCAAAATTGGAGCGATAGATTTCGATAAAGAACTGCAATTATTGCGTTTTATTCGGGAGCATTTTACTCCGGAACAAGTCGAAATTCGGGTAGATGCTAATGGCGCTTTTGATTCAGACTTGGCTTTAAATAGATTAATACAACTGTCTGAATTTAAATTACATAGCATAGAGCAGCCAATACAAAAAAATCATACTGACAGGATGGCAGAGTTATGTAAAGTCACTCCTTTTCCTATTGCTTTGGATGAAGAGTTGATTGGTGTGTTTACTTTGGCTGAAAAAGAGCAATTGTTAGAAAAAATCAAGCCGCAATACATCATTTTGAAGCCTAGTTTTGTGGGTGGTTTTCGAGGTACGCAAGAATGGATTTCATTAGCTGAAAAGCATAAAATCGGGTGGTGGATTACCTCAGCATTAGAGAGTAATATTGGACTCAATGCCATTGCACAATGGACGTTTTTACAACACAGTTTAATGCCACAAGGATTAGGAACTGGAGCACTTTATACCAATAATTTTGATTGTCCGCTGGAAGTTTCGCAAGGGCAATTGTGGTATAAAAAGGAGTTGGATTGGGCGTTTGATTTTGATCTTTTGGAATAG
- the menA gene encoding 1,4-dihydroxy-2-naphthoate octaprenyltransferase encodes MKHWIEAARLRTLPLSVSGIIVGSMYALRPTENIETPTEVFSWTIFGFAILTTLGLQILSNFANDYGDGVKGTDNEDRVGPKRAIQSGVITPQAMKRAIIITSTLTLFSAMLLIYYAFTDTNLWYSLFYLVLGILSIVSAIRYTVGNTAYGYRGFGDAFVFVFFGLVSTLGVNFLYSKQLDFDLFLPAAAIGLLSTGVLNLNNMRDEASDRKSNKNTIVVQIGGAKAKKYHYFLIVSAMILILIFAILSEYRLDQYLFLLAYIPLTKHLITVYKNQNPKELDPELKKLALSTFALSILLALCMVSLIQDIIVNLFLGGR; translated from the coding sequence ATGAAACATTGGATTGAAGCCGCACGATTACGTACATTGCCCTTATCGGTTTCTGGAATAATAGTAGGTAGTATGTATGCGTTGAGACCTACAGAAAATATTGAAACTCCTACAGAAGTCTTTAGTTGGACCATTTTTGGATTTGCTATACTAACCACTTTAGGTTTGCAAATACTCTCTAATTTTGCTAATGATTACGGCGATGGCGTAAAAGGAACAGATAATGAGGATCGAGTAGGTCCAAAGCGTGCGATACAAAGCGGTGTGATAACACCACAAGCTATGAAACGTGCTATTATAATCACATCTACATTGACATTGTTTTCGGCTATGTTGCTGATTTATTATGCGTTTACGGATACAAATTTATGGTATTCCTTATTCTATTTAGTATTGGGAATTCTTTCTATAGTGTCGGCAATTCGATATACCGTTGGAAATACTGCTTATGGTTATCGTGGCTTTGGAGATGCATTCGTTTTTGTATTCTTTGGATTGGTCAGTACACTTGGAGTCAATTTTTTATATTCCAAGCAATTGGATTTTGATTTATTTTTACCGGCGGCTGCCATTGGTTTGTTGAGTACTGGGGTTTTAAACTTGAATAATATGCGAGATGAAGCGTCTGATAGAAAATCAAATAAAAATACAATCGTAGTTCAAATTGGTGGAGCCAAAGCTAAAAAATACCACTATTTTCTAATTGTTTCAGCAATGATTTTGATTTTGATTTTTGCAATTTTAAGCGAATATCGTTTGGATCAATACTTGTTTTTATTGGCTTACATTCCTTTAACTAAACATTTAATTACGGTCTATAAGAATCAAAATCCTAAGGAATTAGATCCTGAATTAAAGAAACTTGCCTTGAGTACTTTTGCACTTTCTATTCTATTGGCGTTGTGTATGGTTTCCTTGATTCAAGATATAATTGTGAATCTCTTTTTAGGCGGAAGATAA
- a CDS encoding 1,4-dihydroxy-2-naphthoyl-CoA synthase yields the protein MDWITAKEYEDITYKKCNGVARIAFNRPDVRNAFRPKTTAELYNAFYDAQEDTSIGVVLLSAEGPSSKDGVYSFCSGGDQNARGHQGYVGDDGQHRLNILEVQRLIRFMPKVVIAVVPGWAVGGGHSLHVVCDLTLASKERAIFKQTDADVTSFDGGYGSAYLAKMVGQKKAREIFFLGRNYSAQDAMDMGMVNAVIPHAELEDTAYEWAQEILQKSPMAIKMLKFAMNLTDDGMVGQQVFAGEATRLAYMTEEAKEGRNAFLEKRKPNFEKKWLP from the coding sequence ATGGATTGGATCACTGCTAAAGAATACGAAGATATCACTTATAAGAAATGCAATGGCGTTGCCAGAATTGCTTTCAACAGACCGGATGTGCGCAATGCGTTTCGTCCTAAAACAACTGCCGAATTGTATAATGCCTTTTATGATGCACAAGAAGACACTTCTATTGGTGTTGTTTTGCTTTCTGCCGAAGGACCGTCGTCTAAAGATGGTGTGTATTCTTTTTGCAGTGGAGGCGATCAAAATGCTCGCGGACATCAAGGCTATGTGGGCGATGACGGACAGCATCGTTTGAATATCTTAGAAGTGCAACGTTTAATCCGATTCATGCCAAAAGTTGTTATTGCTGTAGTTCCGGGCTGGGCTGTAGGCGGTGGACACAGTTTGCATGTAGTATGCGATTTGACTTTGGCGAGTAAAGAACGTGCGATTTTCAAACAAACCGATGCTGATGTAACGAGTTTTGACGGCGGGTACGGTTCTGCTTATTTGGCTAAAATGGTGGGACAGAAAAAAGCACGCGAGATTTTCTTCTTGGGACGTAATTATTCGGCACAAGACGCAATGGATATGGGAATGGTGAACGCTGTGATTCCGCATGCTGAACTAGAAGATACGGCTTACGAATGGGCTCAGGAAATTTTGCAAAAATCTCCAATGGCGATTAAAATGCTAAAATTTGCGATGAATCTTACCGATGATGGAATGGTGGGACAGCAAGTTTTTGCTGGTGAAGCTACAAGACTTGCTTACATGACCGAAGAAGCTAAAGAAGGAAGAAATGCATTCCTCGAGAAAAGAAAGCCGAATTTTGAGAAAAAATGGTTGCCGTAA
- a CDS encoding tetratricopeptide repeat protein, producing the protein MNRIKGIFLLVTALAFQTSFSQKDGYWDKTRATTEEITVSARDRIVIKTQDFPEGTTEVVFRITLLDKNQQMAGSLVSVLKAIPDPTGISQGSAGAVFILSKISGDDKCKYVVFSSADLASKYKENGKTADACLVQDTPISKDAKLLSADKSACMKLNAGNLWFGFESKNWIMNQKIILEVVPWVDNKLSRGWTVENRKAIIDQCKTSNLAQKMTNSDDFCVCISDKIQSKYTFKEFQKLLAVERAKAFKDFGNSCFGESSLSKSVYDDLRKQATGLTKQGKHGEAIVKLTTIINDGKATALDYNTIGSSYLLTKQYGKAIKFLKEGEKLDNAELLIKLNLAHAYLLNDNFSSAKAIYKKYQSQNVTDSLSWTQKIKQDFEAFKKMGIQNKDFERVLKLID; encoded by the coding sequence ATGAATAGGATAAAAGGAATTTTTTTGCTGGTAACTGCACTCGCTTTTCAGACTAGTTTCTCTCAAAAAGACGGCTATTGGGATAAAACCCGTGCTACAACCGAAGAAATTACAGTTTCGGCGAGAGACCGAATCGTTATCAAAACCCAAGATTTCCCAGAAGGAACTACTGAAGTTGTTTTCAGGATAACACTTTTGGATAAAAATCAGCAAATGGCGGGCAGTTTAGTTTCGGTGTTAAAGGCGATTCCAGACCCAACGGGAATCAGTCAAGGGTCAGCAGGAGCAGTTTTTATTTTGTCTAAAATCTCAGGAGATGACAAATGTAAATATGTAGTTTTTTCCAGTGCTGACTTGGCTTCGAAATATAAAGAAAACGGAAAAACAGCTGATGCTTGTTTAGTTCAAGATACTCCAATTAGCAAAGATGCAAAACTGCTATCTGCAGATAAATCGGCTTGTATGAAATTGAATGCTGGGAATTTGTGGTTTGGTTTCGAGAGTAAAAACTGGATCATGAACCAAAAAATCATTCTAGAAGTAGTGCCTTGGGTTGATAACAAACTCAGTCGAGGTTGGACTGTTGAAAACAGAAAAGCAATCATAGATCAGTGTAAAACTTCTAACTTGGCTCAAAAAATGACCAATTCGGATGATTTTTGTGTCTGTATTTCGGATAAAATCCAATCGAAGTACACTTTTAAGGAATTTCAAAAATTATTAGCTGTAGAGCGCGCTAAGGCATTTAAAGATTTTGGTAACAGTTGTTTTGGCGAAAGCAGTCTCTCAAAAAGTGTGTATGACGATTTGCGCAAGCAAGCTACTGGATTAACCAAGCAAGGAAAGCACGGTGAAGCTATAGTAAAACTGACAACGATAATCAATGATGGTAAAGCAACTGCTTTGGATTACAATACTATTGGGAGTAGTTATCTTTTGACAAAGCAATATGGAAAAGCGATTAAATTCCTAAAAGAAGGCGAGAAGCTGGATAATGCGGAGTTATTGATTAAACTAAATTTGGCACACGCTTATTTATTAAATGATAACTTTTCGTCAGCAAAAGCTATTTATAAAAAATACCAATCGCAAAACGTAACAGATAGCTTGAGTTGGACTCAGAAAATAAAACAAGATTTTGAGGCTTTCAAAAAAATGGGAATTCAGAATAAGGATTTTGAACGCGTTTTGAAGTTAATAGACTAG
- a CDS encoding metal-dependent hydrolase: MKITFYGHASLGIEVGGKHIIVDPYISANPNAAHIDIDTLQADYILVTHAHGDHILDVEAIAKRTNAVIVSNAEIAGFYGAKGFQSHPMNHGGSWNFDFGKLKYVNAIHSSSFPDGSYGGNPGGFVIEGEHKNIYIAGDTALTMDMKLIPMRTKLDLAILPIGDNFTMDVEDAIIASDFLDCDKILGYHYDTFGYIEIDHEESIRKFFNKGKDLMLLEIGSSIEL, from the coding sequence ATGAAAATAACATTTTACGGTCATGCATCATTAGGAATAGAAGTGGGTGGGAAGCATATTATTGTAGATCCTTATATTTCAGCTAATCCAAATGCAGCACACATAGACATTGATACTTTGCAAGCAGATTATATTTTAGTAACGCATGCGCATGGAGATCACATTCTCGACGTTGAGGCCATTGCTAAAAGAACGAATGCAGTAATTGTTTCCAATGCTGAAATTGCGGGTTTTTATGGTGCAAAAGGTTTTCAATCGCATCCCATGAATCACGGTGGAAGTTGGAATTTCGATTTTGGAAAACTGAAATACGTAAACGCCATTCATTCCAGTTCATTTCCTGATGGTAGCTACGGAGGAAATCCGGGTGGTTTTGTTATTGAGGGCGAACATAAAAATATCTATATTGCAGGTGACACCGCGCTTACTATGGACATGAAACTCATTCCGATGCGCACTAAATTGGATTTGGCGATTTTGCCAATTGGCGATAATTTCACCATGGATGTCGAGGATGCCATCATCGCTTCTGATTTCTTGGATTGCGATAAAATTCTGGGGTATCATTACGATACTTTCGGTTATATCGAAATTGATCATGAGGAATCTATCCGTAAATTTTTCAATAAAGGAAAAGATTTAATGTTGCTGGAAATAGGGAGTTCAATCGAATTGTAA
- a CDS encoding AI-2E family transporter: MLESSKIPIPFQSNRKFSILEILQFIVLSALILYFGKTLFIPLSFSLLISFILYPICKWMETKGINKGMTIIISILGVTLVVSALLYLLFVQFSEFLHEWQSLRTKITETTQQLSLFVSERFDISLEKQRDFINNTLNNSGSQAFSIVRNTAYSLSEGVFFLIMIPIFSALILFHRNLLSKALYELFPSEQKNTIHEILIGTIHEYYNFIKGMLLVYLIVGLLNSIGLWIIGVPNPFLFGFIASILTFIPYVGIMISSLLPIAVSWITYNSIWYPLAVIAVFSIVQALEAYIIFPFAVGSRLKINTLVIIIVVIVGGILWGAAGMILFIPFTSIIKLIADRTPSLKTLSLLLDDGE; the protein is encoded by the coding sequence ATGTTAGAATCTTCTAAAATACCCATTCCATTTCAATCTAACAGGAAATTTTCTATTTTAGAAATCCTTCAGTTTATCGTATTATCAGCTTTGATTTTGTACTTTGGAAAAACACTATTTATTCCGCTAAGTTTTTCATTGCTTATTAGTTTTATTTTATATCCAATCTGTAAATGGATGGAAACAAAAGGAATTAATAAAGGAATGACCATTATTATTTCAATCTTAGGCGTTACACTTGTGGTAAGTGCTTTACTTTATCTATTATTTGTACAGTTCTCAGAGTTTTTACACGAATGGCAATCTTTAAGAACCAAAATCACTGAAACAACACAGCAATTGAGTCTTTTTGTTTCAGAGCGATTTGATATTAGTTTAGAAAAACAAAGGGATTTTATCAACAATACACTCAACAACTCCGGTTCGCAAGCTTTTTCTATAGTACGAAATACCGCATATTCCTTATCCGAAGGAGTATTTTTTCTGATAATGATACCTATTTTTTCAGCATTGATACTTTTTCACCGCAACTTACTATCAAAAGCTTTGTATGAACTTTTCCCTTCAGAACAAAAAAACACCATTCATGAAATCCTTATCGGAACCATTCATGAATACTATAATTTTATCAAAGGAATGCTATTAGTATATTTGATAGTAGGCTTATTAAACAGCATTGGGCTATGGATTATAGGGGTACCAAATCCCTTCTTATTTGGTTTTATTGCTTCTATACTCACCTTTATTCCCTATGTCGGAATCATGATCTCATCACTCTTGCCTATTGCCGTTTCTTGGATAACATACAATTCTATTTGGTATCCATTGGCCGTTATTGCAGTTTTTTCTATTGTTCAAGCACTCGAAGCCTATATTATATTTCCATTTGCGGTAGGAAGCCGCTTAAAAATAAATACGCTAGTCATTATTATTGTAGTAATCGTGGGAGGGATTTTATGGGGTGCCGCTGGCATGATACTGTTCATTCCATTTACAAGTATTATAAAACTGATTGCAGACCGCACACCAAGCCTAAAGACATTATCGCTTTTGTTAGATGATGGTGAATAG
- a CDS encoding DUF1572 family protein produces the protein MPIESLKILFNRDLNQLKTEIELYQNESDIWTIQKGISNSAGNLCLHLVGNLNTYIGAQFGNTGYIRNRPLEFSLKNIPKTELLSKIEATIMIVDNSLTNISEEDLKMEFPLLVFKEKTSTEFMLIHLTTHLAYHLGQINYHRRLLES, from the coding sequence TAAATCAGCTAAAAACCGAAATAGAGTTGTATCAAAATGAAAGTGATATTTGGACAATCCAAAAAGGTATCTCTAATTCAGCCGGAAATCTTTGCTTGCATTTAGTGGGAAATCTAAATACATATATTGGTGCCCAATTTGGAAATACTGGATATATAAGAAACCGTCCATTAGAATTTTCGCTGAAAAATATTCCAAAAACAGAATTACTATCAAAAATTGAAGCAACTATTATGATTGTTGATAATTCGTTAACAAACATCTCCGAAGAAGATTTGAAAATGGAATTTCCACTTTTAGTTTTTAAAGAAAAAACTTCAACCGAGTTTATGCTTATCCATTTGACCACACACCTAGCTTATCATTTGGGGCAAATCAATTACCACAGGCGATTATTGGAATCTTAA
- a CDS encoding PH domain-containing protein, with protein sequence MENFTNETIDTRQLPKFEEVTFTNLHPKYIWVVLINLALFIGILILVPILVSMFKPELFSGRVWLIIGVVIPILSVLLVVFSIIGFKKKGFAFREHDVLFRYGIIATNTIVIPYNRVQHVALHEGLMSRFFGLAKIEIFTAGGSSSDIEIPGIEKEQAENIKQLLMGKIQKQL encoded by the coding sequence ATGGAAAATTTCACAAACGAAACGATTGATACGCGCCAACTTCCAAAATTTGAGGAAGTGACTTTTACGAATTTGCATCCTAAATACATTTGGGTGGTATTGATTAATTTGGCGTTATTTATTGGCATACTTATTCTTGTTCCAATATTGGTTTCCATGTTTAAACCCGAACTGTTTTCCGGAAGAGTCTGGTTGATCATAGGTGTCGTTATTCCTATATTATCAGTTTTGTTGGTAGTGTTTTCTATTATTGGATTTAAGAAAAAAGGATTTGCATTCAGAGAACACGATGTGCTTTTTAGGTACGGAATAATTGCTACAAATACAATCGTAATTCCTTATAATAGAGTGCAGCATGTGGCATTGCATGAAGGATTAATGTCACGTTTTTTTGGTCTGGCCAAAATTGAAATTTTTACAGCTGGCGGAAGTTCCAGTGATATTGAAATTCCGGGAATCGAAAAAGAACAAGCTGAAAATATCAAACAATTGTTGATGGGTAAAATACAAAAGCAATTATAA
- a CDS encoding PH domain-containing protein, producing the protein MSADFSQPQRQSSIGILVMFFYTLQQYARALWPMIVIWIFKFDEVNKLYFFLGMLTIFVSIGVVSYLKYLNFTFFLDAENEEFIITDGVFNKTKTAIQLRKIQQVNINQSFIQKLVSVYELDVDTAGSNKKEGAIKAISHELALELKFRLLENEAIKSVIGNEKTSLEETEQKLFEAAHPFIKISFLSLLKVGITSNYGRSIALLVIFFSTIYENFQNFGDESNVYKEKVGSYIDKNLVLQTILTSIVLLFVVVLVVNVIRTVFRYYDYKITRQKGSLLLSFGLLNTKSTIIKPEKVQITTVKRNYFQKKMGILELKIKQATSGEKEERKSLIEIPGCSETERDSILRLLFHKIPEKGLMLQPNFRKLIFSVFLSIGLPLFGFLGIGYWLEPMIFEYPYVVPIYIAFIGLVQYFKFKNNRLFIHENFIIKQSGAWDISNDIIEPSKIQAITTSQLFWHKKLNIGSITLHTAGGNIAFQLANYSIVKQQVNLWLYEIETSDSNWM; encoded by the coding sequence ATGAGTGCTGATTTTAGTCAACCACAAAGGCAATCTTCAATAGGGATTTTGGTGATGTTTTTTTACACGCTTCAGCAATACGCCAGAGCGTTGTGGCCTATGATTGTGATTTGGATTTTTAAGTTTGACGAGGTTAATAAATTGTATTTTTTCCTTGGAATGCTTACCATTTTTGTAAGTATTGGAGTTGTTTCTTATTTGAAATACCTGAATTTTACTTTCTTTTTGGATGCCGAAAACGAAGAATTTATCATTACAGATGGCGTTTTCAATAAAACCAAAACAGCGATTCAGCTTCGTAAAATTCAACAAGTAAATATCAATCAGTCCTTTATTCAAAAGTTAGTCAGTGTTTATGAATTGGATGTAGACACAGCCGGAAGCAATAAAAAGGAAGGCGCCATCAAAGCGATTTCGCATGAACTTGCTTTGGAGTTGAAATTCCGTTTATTGGAAAATGAGGCAATAAAGAGTGTAATTGGGAATGAAAAAACTTCATTGGAGGAAACTGAGCAAAAACTATTTGAAGCCGCGCATCCTTTTATTAAAATCAGTTTTTTGAGTTTGTTGAAAGTTGGAATTACGTCTAATTATGGAAGAAGTATAGCTTTATTAGTGATTTTCTTTAGTACGATTTACGAGAATTTTCAAAATTTTGGAGACGAAAGCAATGTTTATAAAGAAAAAGTAGGTTCGTACATCGATAAAAACTTAGTGCTGCAAACTATTTTAACATCGATAGTGTTGTTGTTTGTAGTGGTTTTGGTTGTGAATGTAATTCGTACTGTTTTCAGATATTATGATTACAAAATAACCCGACAAAAAGGGTCTTTGTTGTTGTCTTTTGGGTTGTTAAACACAAAAAGCACTATTATCAAGCCTGAAAAAGTTCAGATTACGACCGTTAAAAGGAATTATTTCCAAAAGAAAATGGGGATTTTAGAACTTAAAATCAAACAAGCGACAAGCGGAGAAAAAGAAGAACGCAAGTCGCTAATAGAAATTCCTGGCTGCAGTGAGACTGAGAGAGATTCGATATTGAGATTATTGTTTCATAAAATTCCTGAAAAAGGGTTGATGTTGCAACCTAATTTTCGTAAACTTATTTTTTCTGTTTTTCTTTCAATAGGATTACCTTTGTTTGGATTTTTAGGGATTGGATATTGGCTTGAGCCTATGATTTTTGAATATCCGTATGTAGTGCCCATTTATATTGCTTTTATTGGACTCGTACAGTATTTTAAATTTAAGAATAACCGATTATTCATTCACGAGAATTTTATAATAAAGCAAAGTGGCGCTTGGGACATCAGCAATGATATTATTGAGCCCAGTAAAATACAAGCAATTACAACTTCGCAGCTTTTCTGGCATAAAAAGTTGAATATTGGTTCCATAACATTGCATACTGCAGGAGGAAATATTGCTTTTCAGTTAGCGAATTATTCAATAGTAAAACAACAAGTCAACCTTTGGTTGTACGAAATAGAAACTTCTGATAGTAATTGGATGTAA